From a single Kitasatospora azatica KCTC 9699 genomic region:
- a CDS encoding MerR family transcriptional regulator: MRIGELAERAGTTTRTLRYYEARGLLSARRNGNGYRAYGEEDLQLVRQIRLLQDFGFELEDTRPFVECLQAGHPAGDSCPASLEVYRRKLAELDACLARLGEVREQVAGQLARAELTAASAGDPRCELTDEWRGKEDG, encoded by the coding sequence ATGCGGATCGGGGAGCTGGCGGAGCGCGCGGGGACGACCACCCGGACGCTGCGGTACTACGAGGCGCGCGGGCTGCTGAGCGCCCGGCGCAACGGGAACGGGTACCGGGCGTACGGCGAGGAGGACCTGCAGCTGGTCCGGCAGATCCGGCTGCTGCAGGACTTCGGCTTCGAGCTGGAGGACACCCGGCCGTTCGTGGAGTGCCTGCAGGCGGGGCATCCGGCGGGGGACTCCTGCCCGGCCTCGCTGGAGGTGTACCGGCGCAAGCTGGCGGAGCTGGATGCCTGTCTGGCCCGCCTCGGCGAGGTGCGCGAGCAGGTGGCGGGGCAACTGGCCCGGGCCGAGCTGACGGCCGCGAGCGCCGGCGACCCGCGCTGTGAACTGACCGACGAGTGGAGGGGCAAGGAAGATGGCTGA
- the trxA gene encoding thioredoxin — protein MADKLAAVTDQTFADEVLGSELPVLVDFTADWCPPCRMIAPVLEAVAAEEAHRLKVVSLNVDTNPETQAAYGVLSMPTLIVFRNGEPVKSMVGARAKAKLLRELAEVV, from the coding sequence ATGGCTGACAAGTTGGCAGCGGTGACCGACCAGACCTTCGCCGATGAGGTGCTCGGCAGCGAGCTCCCGGTGCTGGTGGACTTCACCGCGGACTGGTGCCCGCCGTGCCGGATGATCGCCCCGGTGCTGGAGGCGGTGGCGGCGGAGGAGGCACACCGTCTCAAGGTGGTGTCTCTGAATGTGGACACCAACCCGGAGACCCAGGCCGCGTACGGGGTGCTGTCGATGCCGACGCTGATCGTCTTCCGCAACGGTGAGCCGGTGAAGTCGATGGTCGGCGCGCGGGCCAAGGCGAAGCTGCTGCGCGAGCTGGCCGAGGTGGTCTGA